The following are encoded in a window of Sphaeramia orbicularis chromosome 20, fSphaOr1.1, whole genome shotgun sequence genomic DNA:
- the timm21 gene encoding mitochondrial import inner membrane translocase subunit Tim21, translated as MAYRQILQSLHRSLHQSASQYARQTCRLTQVTLHNRTHRAVSTLSRLTLQRRDEESSSVLSCFTQVPTRRSISLDFTARNKSSPEDRDSGVKSVSRFQSGSPKPSATQKVKEAGRDFTYLIVILIGLGVTGGLLYVVFQELFSSSSPNKIYGKAFNKVKLHPEVIGAFGEPIKCYGETTRRGRRQQVSHLEYLKDGLKHMRLKFYIEGSEPGLKGTVHSESKENPETGKYEFRYIFVDIDTYPRRTIVVEDNR; from the exons ATGGCTTATAGACAGATACTGCAATCCCTTCACCGCAGTTTGCATCAGAGCGCGTCACAGTATGCTAGGCAGACATGCAGACTCACACAGGTTACCTTGCACAACCGCACACACAGAGCAGTTTCTACTTTATCAAGACTGACCTTGCAGAGGAGAGACGAGGAGTCCTCTTCTGTGCTGAGCTGCTTCACTCAGGTGCCGACACGGAGGAGCATTTCCCTTGACTTTACCGCCAGAAATAAAAGCAGCCCTGAAGACAGAGACAGTGGGGTGAAGTCAGTCTCCAGATTTCAAAGTGGGAGCCCCAAACCATCAGCAACACAAAAAG TAAAAGAAGCTGGCAGAGATTTCACTTACTTGATTGTTATCCTCATTGGACTTGGAGTTACAG gtgggcTACTGTACGTAGTGTTCCAGGAGCTGTTCTCATCCTCAAGCCCAAACAAAATCTATGGGAAAGCTTTCAACAAAGTCAAATTGCACCCAGAG GTAATTGGTGCATTTGGGGAGCCAATCAAGTGTTATGGTGAGACTACCCGTCGAGGAAGGAGGCAGCAAGTCAG TCATCTGGAGTACCTGAAGGATGGATTGAAGCATATGAGACTGAAGTTCTACATCGAAGGGTCAGAGCCAGGCCTCAAAGGGACTGTACATTCAGAATCAAAAGAG aaTCCTGAAACTGGAAAGTATGAATTTCGTTACATATTTGTGGACATAGACACTTATCCAAGACGGACCATCGTTGTCGAAGACAACCGATAA